The Solanum dulcamara chromosome 6, daSolDulc1.2, whole genome shotgun sequence genome contains the following window.
GCAATTTGAAGGATTTTATGCAAAGCATTTGGAAGACGGTCTTCTTCTGGGAGAGAAATTCCCTGCAAGATGAACCGTTTTTGGGAGTTATCTACGTCCCTTAGTGCTTTGTACTCGGCatatttttgatgaatcaaCTCTTTCTCAAGGACTTTTTGTAGTGACTGACATTTGCAAACTTTGCAAATTCTGACAAGATCTTCCATGTCATCGACTGCTATATCAAGCCTGTCGGAATAAAAGAAGTGGATGAGGCTATAAAGAGCAATATAAGATAGCTTTTCCCTAGAGAATCGAACTTCCTTTCTATCCTTCCACTCAGTCTGAAATTTCTTTTCGAAGAAAGGCGACCGTGCAGTCAAGATTACTCTGTGAGCCTCAATAGGCCTACCCTGCACGTAGAATACAACATCCGGAGGAAAGTCACTGGGGCTGAATCCTCCATTTTCTGAATTACCTATTAATTATCCCAGACCACCATGTCATTTTTGAGTGCATGAAGACAATCTGGACAAAGAATCAATGAGTGTGATATACGCATACAGCTAAAGAACCAAAGTACTAGTACAATCAGAGTCTCCAAATCTAAAGGAATCCGACTAACAGAACATCAAAAATGACGGAATCagattaaaatatcattaaaaaaagTCGTGACTTCACTGTCGCTGATAGTTCTATTAAATACAGTCTATCCAGCTACACAATCACACAACGCAAAAGGCTTCACCAGGCCTATAGTGAGAGAGGAATTCATTCACAAAAAGGGTGATTCATCAGGTTCTGTGTATGGAACAGTAAAAAGTGGAAAACTAAAGCATAGATCCCATCAACACATGAGGAGATTTAAGATTGTTACACTATTCATGGTGCAATAGCTAGTCAAGCAGTCATACTAAAAGactctatttatttttgtatttatgtTACTTCAGGAAGTCAGGTACTTCTTCTCATGTTCTGCGGTTCCTGAGTAGCAAGGATCCCGAATTCAATGTTGAATTCCTATAAATTGTGGCTTCTCAGCATTGTAAGTagactttctttttttaaagtactccctccgttccaATTTTATGTGGTGTTTGACTAGGAAGGGAGCTTaagaaagaaagacttttgaactTGTGGCCTAAAACAAGACAGACATTTACGTGGCTGTAAATCATCTCATTCAAGGTAAAACTGAAAGTTTAAGTTAAACTATTTCGAAATGATAATGTatgacattctttttgaaaaaaatactaaaaaggaaagtatgaAACAGAAATTACGAAAAAAGGATTAATAAGTAGCTTTCTACACATAAATTTATTACAAGTGGGTGAAGGGAAAAACCGGGAAAGTTCTTTCTACATTATTAGACTGCTCAAGATTAGTTGAATATGCTCACATTACAAGGGTAAATTGCAGCTTGGTATGCGGTATAAAAAATGAGAACTAAATAAGCAATACCAAAAATATGGATTGTTGCAGCATAGCATTATTTGGCAAAAGACAAGCATAAAAGAAGCTATGAAAGTCAAGGAGCTATGTAGAGTGAACATTTCCGACAAGTCATGCAATTTTGATGGGTTTGCAAAATGTACTGCCTTTAGATTATAGGGTTCAAAAAGATTGTGCACCTTCTGAACATATTTGCTTTTGTGCTGTTTCTAGATGATTATTTTGATGTCCCACTTGTTAATCATCACCTCTCTCTTTTAACTGTAACTTTTTTCCCTTCTTTTGTAATTCCAACTCATTCGTGCACTTATGTGCCAAAGTCTGCTTCTATCATGTATAAAACtggatattttttaaaagaacgAAGAAGCTGGTGCAAAGACAACTCAAGCAATTTAGAGAATTTAAGTGCCAGGGTATTTTATATTCACATTGAGAACTCCAATGTTTTTAATAATACCACACACTCCTTAAGAAGAAAGATTCAATTTCTTAATAAGCTAACAAAAGAGTCTTGCTCCAAGGACGAGGCATGTAATTTCCATATTAGTATGGTCGTAAGTTGACTAATAGGATTGTTAAGAAATTAAGGGATCGTTTGGTGCGAGGGATAATGGATAACTAATCCCGGAATTaatttgaggaggagtttgTCCCATGTTTGGTTGGGATAAAATtggataacttatcccgggaTTGTAGTGTTATTCTCATCCCCAATCCCGGGATAACTTGTTTCCCAACAAAACGAACTCTCTAAGTCCTACATAGGGTGTTGAAGTTCTTCACCTAGATGCCATGGTTAGTTCACATAGAAGTCTAATACTCCATACTCCAATATTAAAGTTAGATCATTTTCCCTTCCTCCAGAACCTATAATATCTCTATGCATTCTTCTACTTCTTGTACACCAAAAAAACGAAAATACATCATCCCAAATTATTCAGTATTGAGGCATATCAATTAGTATTATGGTAAAATGGAAACACTTCATCCAGATACCAATAATCAAAGACAAAGTTTTCAAAGCTCAATATGCACAAACATACCCGAAATAGGCACTTGACCTTCAGATTGTTCGAAAAATTTCCTATTAGCCCAACAAGCCAAGAAAGTATCTCTTAAAGCACCTTGCAAAGGTCCAAGCGGAGGAGGCCGAGCTTCAAAGGCCTTAAGGAGCTTCCTAACCTTAAGATTAAGGGCAGCGTAATGGCAACGATCACCATCAAAAGTATGCTCAGAACATATAGCAGCACTCTCCAGTAACATTCGGGCAGCATCAAGATGACCGGCAAGACAAGCATAATAAAGGGCGACTGAATCCCATTGGTCCCTCGCATTAACGTTAACACCAGACTCCAAAAGGTATTTGAGACGGTCGACGTCTCCAGCTCTTGAAGCTTCGAAAACGTCTCCGTATGGGACTTTCTTTAAGGGTAAACATGACTTGAAATCGTCTGCATCTAAGAAAATGTCATCGAGGTCAGACATGGGAATTGAATTGGGAGAAAAGAAGTTTGTTTGGTATGTGTGAAGGAGTTTTAGGGTGAATTGGGTATTTGAATTGAGGGGTTTAGCTTGAAATCATGAAGACATTCGTTAGCTCCAAAGATTGAGGAGTGgattactatggaagaaaatgAAGGAAGTTTGTGTTGCAGAACTGAAGGATTGACAAGGAAAACAGTGACAAAATCTGGAGGCATTATCACCCTTTGCCTTTCTTGGGCCTGCTTTTTCCTAATCATGGGCTTAGGTTTTACGGATTCGTTCATAAGGTGTCaatttctttctctctctcgtCTTGTTTCTTCATACAACATAACAATCCATTATGTTGATTTTAATAAACTTGTCCAATTTCTTTATCTCTCTCATCTTGTTTCTTCATACAACATAACAATTCATTATGTTGATTTTATTACCAATAAGATAAAAAGTTGTGTAGTTAATTGAACTACTAATATACAGAGAGCCTAAAATTATGTGTGATATTTGGATTAGTCATGTGAGGGTTTTGCCTAACATTAGAAAACTCGTGACAACTAAATAAGGATTCCAAGAATGTCGTGCATTAAAAGGCAATATATTTCTACCTTTCTAAATATGCACAATAGAACTTTAATAACAATTAGAGAAGCAATTTGTGCTTGACCGTTTCTAAAATTGCTTCCACGGAAAAACTAGTACTTTTTTTTAGCTTCTGAAAAATAATTGTTGCTATTCTTTAAAAGCATTCCTTTTTCTAAAAACTTGGCCAAACAACTTACTTTCAAAAATAAGTACTTTTGACTTCACGGAAGTTTAGCCGAACAAGCTATAGCCACTTAATAAGACTGAGTTTTCCATACCAGCATGGTCTTTCATTTTACTATAAAGTTGGCTCGACAAAATGAGACTTACGCAGGATTTTGATAACAGAGGGAAAAGAATAAAGGATAACTAAATTACAGCAATATTTTCAGACTACATTTACACTTCTGTAACACCTACAACTTAATAAACAAGCATACTCTCTCTCCAAGCCGCAGTCTTTACAGCAAAAGGTTGATCTCCTAGCAAGGGCAGCATGCCCTGACACGGATACATTATACATATGCTACAATTACTAGGTTTCCTCGTAAAAACTACAGTTTTTCATCTGGAAATACAGAATTTAGTCGTCTTGATCTCTGGTCGAGCTCTGCCATTACAGCCGGTTCTTGCTTTTTCCTCTGTTTAGATATAGTAGTCGTTGTCATAGAGCCAACTTTATCAAAAGCAACCTGAACGAACGAATGGTAAAGAAATGATTCGCTGTAGAGTTTATGACACAGCAATATGTTGTCCTAAAGATTAAGCATCTTAATTCAGAACAAGAAGTTCCAGAATAAAAAAGTCATTTATGCAACATTTAGGTAAAAATGAATTAGAGGGATCATGagcataagaaaaataatagtcTAGTGAGAGTATGTTACCGTCAACAACTCATCAGGATCAAAAAGGTGATGAGTGCTTCTCTGTATGATACTAATTACATCCCCGACATGATGTGCTACCAGCAACTTCTCTTCGTTCATCTGCAGTCATTTAAAAATTGCAGaactaatttaaaatttgaaattcactTCTGCTGAGTCAGGAGAAGTATCGAAGAAACACATACATGACACAGAATTtgaaggaatattaccttgaaaaTTGCCAATGCTACATGAAATAGAACCTTAGCACCTTCAAAGAAGAGGACATCCCAGACTCGCAAGGTTGTCTGAAATG
Protein-coding sequences here:
- the LOC129892289 gene encoding BTB/POZ domain-containing protein At2g04740, yielding MSDLDDIFLDADDFKSCLPLKKVPYGDVFEASRAGDVDRLKYLLESGVNVNARDQWDSVALYYACLAGHLDAARMLLESAAICSEHTFDGDRCHYAALNLKVRKLLKAFEARPPPLGPLQGALRDTFLACWANRKFFEQSEGQVPISGNSENGGFSPSDFPPDVVFYVQGRPIEAHRVILTARSPFFEKKFQTEWKDRKEVRFSREKLSYIALYSLIHFFYSDRLDIAVDDMEDLVRICKVCKCQSLQKVLEKELIHQKYAEYKALRDVDNSQKRFILQGISLPEEDRLPNALHKILQIALVNSNRDQNLNLDVDGLICLVSSMQISEFEDDLADVCVRVDKKIFRCHQVVLASRSEYFKARLSRMKHFLEGRDCLPDNALPCIEEHDLTVGAFKKMIEYMYTDGLRDIDPDQAEEMFDAASRYLLFPLKRVVADALLPHLEMVSPAELCHWLVLSDMYGVVKIREYCLDAMACNFETFADTQEFRAMLLTLPPPSGDSSLRTTAPSAPGAEMSSIAEGNVLDDLREKWLEAEAAELDERDESALLFDKRLEMLMQIAEREKTNGLECNASSEQELV